A single genomic interval of Electrophorus electricus isolate fEleEle1 chromosome 2, fEleEle1.pri, whole genome shotgun sequence harbors:
- the brd1b gene encoding bromodomain-containing protein 1b isoform X2 produces the protein MRKKMRYHRVATSQRPPSPIKPSRNRETLTYAEAQRMVELEIDGRIHRISIYDKFDVINSDDPLAQEISECNSNKENTEKPQQVLVRSVRLKNNQQKKSAAVTTAQGSPAQGRLPEPKIRTVEYNLPAVPRRPSTYYTYVEKTLDELDEEVEYDMDEEDYAWLELINEKRKSEGYSQVSQNVFEFLMDRFEKESFFESQGQGDPQSLIDEDAVCCICMDGECQNSNAILFCDICNLAVHQECYGVPHIPEGQWLCRHCLQSPSQPAECIFCPNKGGALKRTDDDRWGHVVCAIWVPEVGFTNTVFIEPIDGVANIPPARWKLTCYLCKARGVGACIQCSKANCYTAFHVSCAQKAGLYMKMEPIKEVTDTGSTTFSVKKTAYCCSHTPSGCVRRPLAIYEEPQPKNSLCQKSNHKGGTARVKACQKKKCKKVEAEPVPVVPAVSVPSITPKSFNTILNQVSVQRKRLFVERVLSYWMLKRQSRNGVPLIRRLQTTIQTQKPPQLERSEEDCRVMKEQLKDLHRLRHDLEHTRLLLELIRKREKLKREKMKLQQSVLEMQLTPFTILLRGVLDVLQEKDQARVFTQPVNIKEVPDYLDHIKHPMDFSTMRKRIDAHGYKSLDEFEDDFNLIVSNCMKYNAKDTFFYRAAVRLRDHGGAILRKTRRDVERIGFDFLSGMHLSEPPKMQAPPMLTWEDVDRLLNPANRENMSLEEQLSELLETLDLTIAMKSSPSRSKRLKLLKKTITDVRLEMGQKTSCPPPEQSQPQDEDAPLPIPMCVEDEVDKSLPPKLEPSVSVPLITNSDSLSEPPALKPIELSPEKCPKKITFDSKMLSTSLLNGLSPDTQTSENNVVVATSTLSDPAGTVNRRTAVLFRKSKSVSPQKQAKTGQTSTDCPQLGTKTFLSVVIPRLETLLQHRKRSHSGDSQGGDEGCPVKRFDPGLSNGFVVEQQKELGNRILEPRRRCASESSISSSGSTSVLRNTSIISHPKSGKGKQAIARRNTTDDKNELIACMESGNISKASKLAAELDNSNIWMPPNTTTLTLEPFKLVWAKLSGYPSYPALIIDPQMPRTGCHHNGVFIPTPPRDVLRVGELMQCRSEEKLYLVRFFDNKHNWQWLPKSKMVPFGIDKTLDKIKMLEGRTSSIRKAVQSAFNRATNHLSLVQDFSDGD, from the exons ATGAGGAAGAAAATGCGCTATCATCGTGTGGCCACCTCACAGAGGCCTCCATCGCCCATCAAACCCTCAAGGAATCGTGAGACCCTAACCTATGCTGAGGCTCAGCGCATGGTAGAGTTAGAGATAGATGGACGTATTCACAGAATCAGCATTTATGATAAATTTGATGTAATAAACAGTGATGATCCTTTAGCTCAGGAGATCAGCGAATGCAACAGCAACAaggagaacacagagaaacCCCAGCAGGTGTTGGTGCGCTCTGTGCGCCTCAAAAACAATCAACAGAAGAAGAGTGCTGCAGTGACTACAGCACAAGGATCTCCAGCTCAGGGCAGGTTACCAGAGCCAAAAATCAGAACGGTTGAGTACAATCTCCCAGCTGTGCCACGAAGACCCTCTACGTATTACACTTATGTAGAAAAGACATTGGATGAGCTGGATGAAGAGGTGGAGTATGATATGGATGAGGAAGATTACGCTTGGCTGGAACTGATAAatgagaagaggaagagtgagggcTACAGCCAGGTATCCCAGAATGTATTTGAGTTCCTAATGGATCGCTTTGAAAAGGAGTCTTTCTTCGAGAGCCAGGGTCAGGGAGATCCACAGTCCCTCATTGATGAAGATGCTGTGTGCTGCATCTGTATGGATGGTGAATGTCAGAACAGTAATGCTATTCTGTTTTGTGACATATGCAACCTTGCAGTGCATCAGGAGTGTTATGGGGTTCCCCACATCCCAGAGGGCCAGTGGCTGTGCCGCCACTGTTTACAATCTCCTTCCCAGCCTGCAGAGTGTATTTTTTGCCCCAATAAAGGGGGGGCACTTAAGAGGACAGATGATGACCGCTGGGGCCATGTAGTATGTGCCATTTGGGTTCCTGAGGTGGGCTTCACTAACACAGTCTTCATTGAGCCCATTGATGGTGTTGCTAACATTCCACCTGCTCGTTGGAAACTGACCTGCTACCTCTGTAAAGCAAGAGGAGTTGGTGCCTGCATTCAGTGTAGCAAAGCTAATTGTTATACTGCCTTTCATGTGAGCTGCGCTCAGAAAGCGGGCCTGTACATGAAGATGGAGCCCATCAAAGAGGTCACGGATACCGGATCCACCACATTTTCAGTGAAAAAGACAGCCTATTGTTGTTCACATACTCCTAGTGGCTGTGTCAGAAGGCCACTTGCTATCTATGAAGAGCCTCAACCCAAAAACAGTCTTTGTCAGAAGAGCAATCACAAAGGTGGAACGGCCAGAGTAAAGGCCTGCCAGAAGAAGAAGTGTAAAAAAGTAGAGGCAGAGCCAGTTCCAGTGGTTccagctgtgtctgtgcctaGTATAACACCTAAAAG CTTTAACACTATCCTCAACCAAGTCTCTGTCCAGAGGAAAAGGCTGTTTGTGGAGCGTGTTCTCAGTTACTGGATGCTCAAGAGGCAGTCCAGAAATGGTGTGCCTCTTATCCGACGTTTGCAGACTACCATACAGACTCAAAAACCCCCACAACTG GAACGAAGTGAGGAGGACTGCAGGGTGATGAAGGAGCAGCTGAAGGACTTGCATCGCTTGCGTCATGACCTGGAGCACACGCGCTTGTTACTGGAGCTCATTCgcaagagagagaagctgaagagagagaag ATGAAACTTCAGCAGTCAGTGCTAGAGATGCAGCTCACTCCATTTACCATATTGCTGCGAGGTGTGCTGGACGTTCTGCAGGAGAAAGACCAAGCCCGGGTGTTTACCCAGCCAGTGAACATCAAGGAG GTTCCAGACTATCTTGATCATATCAAGCACCCAATGGACTTTTCTACTATGAGGAAACGCATTGATGCCCATGGATACAAGAGCCTGGATGAGTTTGAGGATGACTTTAATCTCATCGTCAGTAACTGCATGAAGTACAATGCTAAGGATACCTTCTTCTACCGCGCTGCAGTGCGCCTCCGAGACCATGGAGGAGCCATTCTCAGGAAGACCCGGCGAGATGTGGAGAGGATAGGCTTTGATTTCCTCAGTGGGATGCATCTTTCTGAGCCACCTAAAATGCAGGCCCCTCCAATGCTGACATGGGAAGATG TGGACCGACTGCTAAATCCAGCTAATCGAGAGAACATGTCTTTGGAAGAGCAGCTCAGTGAACTTTTAGAGACACTGGATTTAACCATTGCTATGAAATCAAGTCCATCGCGGAGCAAGCGCCTCAAGCTGCTCAAGAAAACAATCACTGATGTCCGACTTGAAATGGGTCAGAAGACAAGTTGTCCCCCCCCAGAACAGAGCCAACCTCAGGATGAAGATGCACCACTCCCTATTCCAATGTGTGTCGAAGACGAAG ttgacaAGTCATTACCTCCCAAACTGGAACCTTCAGTTTCTGTTCCACTTATTACAAATTCTGACAGCCTATCAGAACCTCCTGCTCTGAAGCCTATTGAGCTCAGTCCTGAGAAGTGCCCAAAAAAGATCACATTTGACAGCAAGATGCTCTCTACCTCACTACTAAATGGACTCTCCCCGGACACGCAGACCTCTGAGAACAATGTCGTGGTAGCTACATCCACGCTCTCAGACCCAGCAGGCACTGTCAACAGACGGACTGCTGTGCTCTTCCGGAAGTCTAAGAGCGTTAGCCCACAGAAGCAAGCAAAGACAGGGCAAACTTCAACGGACTGCCCTCAGCTGGGCACCAAGACATTCCTGTCTGTGGTCATCCCTCGTCTGGAGACCTTGCTTCAGCACAGGAAAAGGTCCCACAGCGGAGACAGCCAGGGTGGAGATGAAGGATGCCCAGTCAAACGTTTTGATCCTG GGCTCTCTAATGGTTTTGTAGTGGAGCAACAGAAAGAGCTGGGGAACAGAATTCTAGAGCCTCGAAGGCGCTGTGCCTCAGAGTCCAGCATTTCCTCTAGTGGAAGCACCAGTGTGCTAAGGAACACAAG CATCATCAGTCACCCCAAGAGTGGGAAAGGGAAGCAGGCAATAGCACGACGAAACACGACGGATGACAAAAATGAACTGATCGCATGCATGGAATCGGGGAACATTTCCAAAGCAAGCAAGTTGGCAGCTG AGCTTGACAACAGCAATATATGGATGCCCCCTAATACTACCACACTAACTCTGGAACCCTTTAAACTAGTCTGGGCAAAACTTAGTGGATATCCCTCCTACCCTGCCttg ATCATAGACCCGCAGATGCCCAGAACGGGTTGCCATCACAACGGCGTGTTCATTCCCACCCCTCCACGGGACGTGCTCAGGGTCGGAGAGCTGATGCAgtgcaggtcagaggagaaaCTCTACCTCGTCCGCTTCTTCGACAACAAACACAACTG gcAATGGCTTCCTAAGTCCAAAATGGTACCTTTTGGGATTGATAAGACTTtagataaaattaaaatgttggAGGGTCGCACTTCGAGCATTCGCAAAGCTGTACAAAGCGCCTTCAACCGTGCCACGAACCACTTGAGCCTGGTCCAGGACTTCAGTGATGGGGACTAA
- the brd1b gene encoding bromodomain-containing protein 1b isoform X1 — protein sequence MRKKMRYHRVATSQRPPSPIKPSRNRETLTYAEAQRMVELEIDGRIHRISIYDKFDVINSDDPLAQEISECNSNKENTEKPQQVLVRSVRLKNNQQKKSAAVTTAQGSPAQGRLPEPKIRTVEYNLPAVPRRPSTYYTYVEKTLDELDEEVEYDMDEEDYAWLELINEKRKSEGYSQVSQNVFEFLMDRFEKESFFESQGQGDPQSLIDEDAVCCICMDGECQNSNAILFCDICNLAVHQECYGVPHIPEGQWLCRHCLQSPSQPAECIFCPNKGGALKRTDDDRWGHVVCAIWVPEVGFTNTVFIEPIDGVANIPPARWKLTCYLCKARGVGACIQCSKANCYTAFHVSCAQKAGLYMKMEPIKEVTDTGSTTFSVKKTAYCCSHTPSGCVRRPLAIYEEPQPKNSLCQKSNHKGGTARVKACQKKKCKKVEAEPVPVVPAVSVPSITPKSFNTILNQVSVQRKRLFVERVLSYWMLKRQSRNGVPLIRRLQTTIQTQKPPQLERSEEDCRVMKEQLKDLHRLRHDLEHTRLLLELIRKREKLKREKMKLQQSVLEMQLTPFTILLRGVLDVLQEKDQARVFTQPVNIKEVPDYLDHIKHPMDFSTMRKRIDAHGYKSLDEFEDDFNLIVSNCMKYNAKDTFFYRAAVRLRDHGGAILRKTRRDVERIGFDFLSGMHLSEPPKMQAPPMLTWEDVDRLLNPANRENMSLEEQLSELLETLDLTIAMKSSPSRSKRLKLLKKTITDVRLEMGQKTSCPPPEQSQPQDEDAPLPIPMCVEDEVDKSLPPKLEPSVSVPLITNSDSLSEPPALKPIELSPEKCPKKITFDSKMLSTSLLNGLSPDTQTSENNVVVATSTLSDPAGTVNRRTAVLFRKSKSVSPQKQAKTGQTSTDCPQLGTKTFLSVVIPRLETLLQHRKRSHSGDSQGGDEGCPVKRFDPGLSNGFVVEQQKELGNRILEPRRRCASESSISSSGSTSVLRNTSFPLGMLSIISHPKSGKGKQAIARRNTTDDKNELIACMESGNISKASKLAAELDNSNIWMPPNTTTLTLEPFKLVWAKLSGYPSYPALIIDPQMPRTGCHHNGVFIPTPPRDVLRVGELMQCRSEEKLYLVRFFDNKHNWQWLPKSKMVPFGIDKTLDKIKMLEGRTSSIRKAVQSAFNRATNHLSLVQDFSDGD from the exons ATGAGGAAGAAAATGCGCTATCATCGTGTGGCCACCTCACAGAGGCCTCCATCGCCCATCAAACCCTCAAGGAATCGTGAGACCCTAACCTATGCTGAGGCTCAGCGCATGGTAGAGTTAGAGATAGATGGACGTATTCACAGAATCAGCATTTATGATAAATTTGATGTAATAAACAGTGATGATCCTTTAGCTCAGGAGATCAGCGAATGCAACAGCAACAaggagaacacagagaaacCCCAGCAGGTGTTGGTGCGCTCTGTGCGCCTCAAAAACAATCAACAGAAGAAGAGTGCTGCAGTGACTACAGCACAAGGATCTCCAGCTCAGGGCAGGTTACCAGAGCCAAAAATCAGAACGGTTGAGTACAATCTCCCAGCTGTGCCACGAAGACCCTCTACGTATTACACTTATGTAGAAAAGACATTGGATGAGCTGGATGAAGAGGTGGAGTATGATATGGATGAGGAAGATTACGCTTGGCTGGAACTGATAAatgagaagaggaagagtgagggcTACAGCCAGGTATCCCAGAATGTATTTGAGTTCCTAATGGATCGCTTTGAAAAGGAGTCTTTCTTCGAGAGCCAGGGTCAGGGAGATCCACAGTCCCTCATTGATGAAGATGCTGTGTGCTGCATCTGTATGGATGGTGAATGTCAGAACAGTAATGCTATTCTGTTTTGTGACATATGCAACCTTGCAGTGCATCAGGAGTGTTATGGGGTTCCCCACATCCCAGAGGGCCAGTGGCTGTGCCGCCACTGTTTACAATCTCCTTCCCAGCCTGCAGAGTGTATTTTTTGCCCCAATAAAGGGGGGGCACTTAAGAGGACAGATGATGACCGCTGGGGCCATGTAGTATGTGCCATTTGGGTTCCTGAGGTGGGCTTCACTAACACAGTCTTCATTGAGCCCATTGATGGTGTTGCTAACATTCCACCTGCTCGTTGGAAACTGACCTGCTACCTCTGTAAAGCAAGAGGAGTTGGTGCCTGCATTCAGTGTAGCAAAGCTAATTGTTATACTGCCTTTCATGTGAGCTGCGCTCAGAAAGCGGGCCTGTACATGAAGATGGAGCCCATCAAAGAGGTCACGGATACCGGATCCACCACATTTTCAGTGAAAAAGACAGCCTATTGTTGTTCACATACTCCTAGTGGCTGTGTCAGAAGGCCACTTGCTATCTATGAAGAGCCTCAACCCAAAAACAGTCTTTGTCAGAAGAGCAATCACAAAGGTGGAACGGCCAGAGTAAAGGCCTGCCAGAAGAAGAAGTGTAAAAAAGTAGAGGCAGAGCCAGTTCCAGTGGTTccagctgtgtctgtgcctaGTATAACACCTAAAAG CTTTAACACTATCCTCAACCAAGTCTCTGTCCAGAGGAAAAGGCTGTTTGTGGAGCGTGTTCTCAGTTACTGGATGCTCAAGAGGCAGTCCAGAAATGGTGTGCCTCTTATCCGACGTTTGCAGACTACCATACAGACTCAAAAACCCCCACAACTG GAACGAAGTGAGGAGGACTGCAGGGTGATGAAGGAGCAGCTGAAGGACTTGCATCGCTTGCGTCATGACCTGGAGCACACGCGCTTGTTACTGGAGCTCATTCgcaagagagagaagctgaagagagagaag ATGAAACTTCAGCAGTCAGTGCTAGAGATGCAGCTCACTCCATTTACCATATTGCTGCGAGGTGTGCTGGACGTTCTGCAGGAGAAAGACCAAGCCCGGGTGTTTACCCAGCCAGTGAACATCAAGGAG GTTCCAGACTATCTTGATCATATCAAGCACCCAATGGACTTTTCTACTATGAGGAAACGCATTGATGCCCATGGATACAAGAGCCTGGATGAGTTTGAGGATGACTTTAATCTCATCGTCAGTAACTGCATGAAGTACAATGCTAAGGATACCTTCTTCTACCGCGCTGCAGTGCGCCTCCGAGACCATGGAGGAGCCATTCTCAGGAAGACCCGGCGAGATGTGGAGAGGATAGGCTTTGATTTCCTCAGTGGGATGCATCTTTCTGAGCCACCTAAAATGCAGGCCCCTCCAATGCTGACATGGGAAGATG TGGACCGACTGCTAAATCCAGCTAATCGAGAGAACATGTCTTTGGAAGAGCAGCTCAGTGAACTTTTAGAGACACTGGATTTAACCATTGCTATGAAATCAAGTCCATCGCGGAGCAAGCGCCTCAAGCTGCTCAAGAAAACAATCACTGATGTCCGACTTGAAATGGGTCAGAAGACAAGTTGTCCCCCCCCAGAACAGAGCCAACCTCAGGATGAAGATGCACCACTCCCTATTCCAATGTGTGTCGAAGACGAAG ttgacaAGTCATTACCTCCCAAACTGGAACCTTCAGTTTCTGTTCCACTTATTACAAATTCTGACAGCCTATCAGAACCTCCTGCTCTGAAGCCTATTGAGCTCAGTCCTGAGAAGTGCCCAAAAAAGATCACATTTGACAGCAAGATGCTCTCTACCTCACTACTAAATGGACTCTCCCCGGACACGCAGACCTCTGAGAACAATGTCGTGGTAGCTACATCCACGCTCTCAGACCCAGCAGGCACTGTCAACAGACGGACTGCTGTGCTCTTCCGGAAGTCTAAGAGCGTTAGCCCACAGAAGCAAGCAAAGACAGGGCAAACTTCAACGGACTGCCCTCAGCTGGGCACCAAGACATTCCTGTCTGTGGTCATCCCTCGTCTGGAGACCTTGCTTCAGCACAGGAAAAGGTCCCACAGCGGAGACAGCCAGGGTGGAGATGAAGGATGCCCAGTCAAACGTTTTGATCCTG GGCTCTCTAATGGTTTTGTAGTGGAGCAACAGAAAGAGCTGGGGAACAGAATTCTAGAGCCTCGAAGGCGCTGTGCCTCAGAGTCCAGCATTTCCTCTAGTGGAAGCACCAGTGTGCTAAGGAACACAAG CTTTCCTCTTGGCATGCTTAGCATCATCAGTCACCCCAAGAGTGGGAAAGGGAAGCAGGCAATAGCACGACGAAACACGACGGATGACAAAAATGAACTGATCGCATGCATGGAATCGGGGAACATTTCCAAAGCAAGCAAGTTGGCAGCTG AGCTTGACAACAGCAATATATGGATGCCCCCTAATACTACCACACTAACTCTGGAACCCTTTAAACTAGTCTGGGCAAAACTTAGTGGATATCCCTCCTACCCTGCCttg ATCATAGACCCGCAGATGCCCAGAACGGGTTGCCATCACAACGGCGTGTTCATTCCCACCCCTCCACGGGACGTGCTCAGGGTCGGAGAGCTGATGCAgtgcaggtcagaggagaaaCTCTACCTCGTCCGCTTCTTCGACAACAAACACAACTG gcAATGGCTTCCTAAGTCCAAAATGGTACCTTTTGGGATTGATAAGACTTtagataaaattaaaatgttggAGGGTCGCACTTCGAGCATTCGCAAAGCTGTACAAAGCGCCTTCAACCGTGCCACGAACCACTTGAGCCTGGTCCAGGACTTCAGTGATGGGGACTAA
- the brd1b gene encoding bromodomain-containing protein 1b isoform X3, translated as MRKKMRYHRVATSQRPPSPIKPSRNRETLTYAEAQRMVELEIDGRIHRISIYDKFDVINSDDPLAQEISECNSNKENTEKPQQVLVRSVRLKNNQQKKSAAVTTAQGSPAQGRLPEPKIRTVEYNLPAVPRRPSTYYTYVEKTLDELDEEVEYDMDEEDYAWLELINEKRKSEGYSQVSQNVFEFLMDRFEKESFFESQGQGDPQSLIDEDAVCCICMDGECQNSNAILFCDICNLAVHQECYGVPHIPEGQWLCRHCLQSPSQPAECIFCPNKGGALKRTDDDRWGHVVCAIWVPEVGFTNTVFIEPIDGVANIPPARWKLTCYLCKARGVGACIQCSKANCYTAFHVSCAQKAGLYMKMEPIKEVTDTGSTTFSVKKTAYCCSHTPSGCVRRPLAIYEEPQPKNSLCQKSNHKGGTARVKACQKKKCKKVEAEPVPVVPAVSVPSITPKSFNTILNQVSVQRKRLFVERVLSYWMLKRQSRNGVPLIRRLQTTIQTQKPPQLERSEEDCRVMKEQLKDLHRLRHDLEHTRLLLELIRKREKLKREKMKLQQSVLEMQLTPFTILLRGVLDVLQEKDQARVFTQPVNIKEVPDYLDHIKHPMDFSTMRKRIDAHGYKSLDEFEDDFNLIVSNCMKYNAKDTFFYRAAVRLRDHGGAILRKTRRDVERIGFDFLSGMHLSEPPKMQAPPMLTWEDVDRLLNPANRENMSLEEQLSELLETLDLTIAMKSSPSRSKRLKLLKKTITDVRLEMGQKTSCPPPEQSQPQDEDAPLPIPMCVEDEVDKSLPPKLEPSVSVPLITNSDSLSEPPALKPIELSPEKCPKKITFDSKMLSTSLLNGLSPDTQTSENNVVVATSTLSDPAGTVNRRTAVLFRKSKSVSPQKQAKTGQTSTDCPQLGTKTFLSVVIPRLETLLQHRKRSHSGDSQGGDEGCPVKRFDPGLSNGFVVEQQKELGNRILEPRRRCASESSISSSGSTSVLRNTSFPLGMLSIISHPKSGKGKQAIARRNTTDDKNELIACMESGNISKASKLAADHRPADAQNGLPSQRRVHSHPSTGRAQGRRADAVQVRGETLPRPLLRQQTQLAMAS; from the exons ATGAGGAAGAAAATGCGCTATCATCGTGTGGCCACCTCACAGAGGCCTCCATCGCCCATCAAACCCTCAAGGAATCGTGAGACCCTAACCTATGCTGAGGCTCAGCGCATGGTAGAGTTAGAGATAGATGGACGTATTCACAGAATCAGCATTTATGATAAATTTGATGTAATAAACAGTGATGATCCTTTAGCTCAGGAGATCAGCGAATGCAACAGCAACAaggagaacacagagaaacCCCAGCAGGTGTTGGTGCGCTCTGTGCGCCTCAAAAACAATCAACAGAAGAAGAGTGCTGCAGTGACTACAGCACAAGGATCTCCAGCTCAGGGCAGGTTACCAGAGCCAAAAATCAGAACGGTTGAGTACAATCTCCCAGCTGTGCCACGAAGACCCTCTACGTATTACACTTATGTAGAAAAGACATTGGATGAGCTGGATGAAGAGGTGGAGTATGATATGGATGAGGAAGATTACGCTTGGCTGGAACTGATAAatgagaagaggaagagtgagggcTACAGCCAGGTATCCCAGAATGTATTTGAGTTCCTAATGGATCGCTTTGAAAAGGAGTCTTTCTTCGAGAGCCAGGGTCAGGGAGATCCACAGTCCCTCATTGATGAAGATGCTGTGTGCTGCATCTGTATGGATGGTGAATGTCAGAACAGTAATGCTATTCTGTTTTGTGACATATGCAACCTTGCAGTGCATCAGGAGTGTTATGGGGTTCCCCACATCCCAGAGGGCCAGTGGCTGTGCCGCCACTGTTTACAATCTCCTTCCCAGCCTGCAGAGTGTATTTTTTGCCCCAATAAAGGGGGGGCACTTAAGAGGACAGATGATGACCGCTGGGGCCATGTAGTATGTGCCATTTGGGTTCCTGAGGTGGGCTTCACTAACACAGTCTTCATTGAGCCCATTGATGGTGTTGCTAACATTCCACCTGCTCGTTGGAAACTGACCTGCTACCTCTGTAAAGCAAGAGGAGTTGGTGCCTGCATTCAGTGTAGCAAAGCTAATTGTTATACTGCCTTTCATGTGAGCTGCGCTCAGAAAGCGGGCCTGTACATGAAGATGGAGCCCATCAAAGAGGTCACGGATACCGGATCCACCACATTTTCAGTGAAAAAGACAGCCTATTGTTGTTCACATACTCCTAGTGGCTGTGTCAGAAGGCCACTTGCTATCTATGAAGAGCCTCAACCCAAAAACAGTCTTTGTCAGAAGAGCAATCACAAAGGTGGAACGGCCAGAGTAAAGGCCTGCCAGAAGAAGAAGTGTAAAAAAGTAGAGGCAGAGCCAGTTCCAGTGGTTccagctgtgtctgtgcctaGTATAACACCTAAAAG CTTTAACACTATCCTCAACCAAGTCTCTGTCCAGAGGAAAAGGCTGTTTGTGGAGCGTGTTCTCAGTTACTGGATGCTCAAGAGGCAGTCCAGAAATGGTGTGCCTCTTATCCGACGTTTGCAGACTACCATACAGACTCAAAAACCCCCACAACTG GAACGAAGTGAGGAGGACTGCAGGGTGATGAAGGAGCAGCTGAAGGACTTGCATCGCTTGCGTCATGACCTGGAGCACACGCGCTTGTTACTGGAGCTCATTCgcaagagagagaagctgaagagagagaag ATGAAACTTCAGCAGTCAGTGCTAGAGATGCAGCTCACTCCATTTACCATATTGCTGCGAGGTGTGCTGGACGTTCTGCAGGAGAAAGACCAAGCCCGGGTGTTTACCCAGCCAGTGAACATCAAGGAG GTTCCAGACTATCTTGATCATATCAAGCACCCAATGGACTTTTCTACTATGAGGAAACGCATTGATGCCCATGGATACAAGAGCCTGGATGAGTTTGAGGATGACTTTAATCTCATCGTCAGTAACTGCATGAAGTACAATGCTAAGGATACCTTCTTCTACCGCGCTGCAGTGCGCCTCCGAGACCATGGAGGAGCCATTCTCAGGAAGACCCGGCGAGATGTGGAGAGGATAGGCTTTGATTTCCTCAGTGGGATGCATCTTTCTGAGCCACCTAAAATGCAGGCCCCTCCAATGCTGACATGGGAAGATG TGGACCGACTGCTAAATCCAGCTAATCGAGAGAACATGTCTTTGGAAGAGCAGCTCAGTGAACTTTTAGAGACACTGGATTTAACCATTGCTATGAAATCAAGTCCATCGCGGAGCAAGCGCCTCAAGCTGCTCAAGAAAACAATCACTGATGTCCGACTTGAAATGGGTCAGAAGACAAGTTGTCCCCCCCCAGAACAGAGCCAACCTCAGGATGAAGATGCACCACTCCCTATTCCAATGTGTGTCGAAGACGAAG ttgacaAGTCATTACCTCCCAAACTGGAACCTTCAGTTTCTGTTCCACTTATTACAAATTCTGACAGCCTATCAGAACCTCCTGCTCTGAAGCCTATTGAGCTCAGTCCTGAGAAGTGCCCAAAAAAGATCACATTTGACAGCAAGATGCTCTCTACCTCACTACTAAATGGACTCTCCCCGGACACGCAGACCTCTGAGAACAATGTCGTGGTAGCTACATCCACGCTCTCAGACCCAGCAGGCACTGTCAACAGACGGACTGCTGTGCTCTTCCGGAAGTCTAAGAGCGTTAGCCCACAGAAGCAAGCAAAGACAGGGCAAACTTCAACGGACTGCCCTCAGCTGGGCACCAAGACATTCCTGTCTGTGGTCATCCCTCGTCTGGAGACCTTGCTTCAGCACAGGAAAAGGTCCCACAGCGGAGACAGCCAGGGTGGAGATGAAGGATGCCCAGTCAAACGTTTTGATCCTG GGCTCTCTAATGGTTTTGTAGTGGAGCAACAGAAAGAGCTGGGGAACAGAATTCTAGAGCCTCGAAGGCGCTGTGCCTCAGAGTCCAGCATTTCCTCTAGTGGAAGCACCAGTGTGCTAAGGAACACAAG CTTTCCTCTTGGCATGCTTAGCATCATCAGTCACCCCAAGAGTGGGAAAGGGAAGCAGGCAATAGCACGACGAAACACGACGGATGACAAAAATGAACTGATCGCATGCATGGAATCGGGGAACATTTCCAAAGCAAGCAAGTTGGCAGCTG ATCATAGACCCGCAGATGCCCAGAACGGGTTGCCATCACAACGGCGTGTTCATTCCCACCCCTCCACGGGACGTGCTCAGGGTCGGAGAGCTGATGCAgtgcaggtcagaggagaaaCTCTACCTCGTCCGCTTCTTCGACAACAAACACAACTG gcAATGGCTTCCTAA